Below is a window of Ruegeria sp. TM1040 DNA.
CCTATTAAGACTCGCTTTCGCTGCGCCTACACCTAACGGCTTAAGCTTGCTCGTAAGACCAAGTCGATGACCCATTATACAAAAGGTACGCTGTCAGCTCGCAAGGAGCCTCCAACTGATTGTAGGCGTTCGGTTTCAGGTACTGTTTCACTCCCCTCGTCGGGGTGCTTTTCACCTTTCCCTCACGGTACTGGTTCGCTATCGGTCAGTAAGGAGTACTTAGCCTTCGGAGGTGGTCCTCCGATCTTCAGACAGGATTTCACGTGTCCCGCCCTACTTAATACGTCCCTCAGAGCTTCCTATACGGGGCTGTCACCCGCTATGGCTGTGCTTCCCAACACATTCTAGTCACTCATCAGGCTCGGCTGGTTCCCGTTCGCTCGCCGCTACTAGGGAAGTCTCTATTGATGTCCTTTCCTCCGGGTACTTAGATGTTTCAGTTCCCCGGGTTTGCTCTTAAAACCCTATGTATTCAGGTAATAAGTACTTGATTAAGCCAGATATAAGCAGCAACCGAAGTCGCTATTATATCAAACTTTCAAGTGGGTTCCCCCATTCGGAAATCCTGGGATCAAAGCCTATTCTCGGCTCCCCCAAGCTTATCGCAGAGTATCACGTCCTTCATCGCCTCTTACTGCCAAGGCATCCACCAAACGCCCTTCTCGCGCTTGATCTGATCCAGAAAGAGACAGCCACGCCCGAAGGGCGTTGCGTCACAACACAGTAGCTGGTTCACAACTGTGTCTCTGTTTCTGAACCAAAAAGCATACTTTCCCGCTCTTCCCTTCTTTGCCTGCGATGTCAGTCTCAGGCGAAGAGAAGAACAATGCATGATCGGGTAGATCATGCGGGTTAGTGTACTTGACTTGGACAACTACTGTCGTTTCAGGCAGGCATACATCCGGGCGTCTGAGGAAACATGACGGATCCGGGCGCTGTCCACGAGCAAGCTCGCTTCACCTATCTGAGGTCGTTCCCACACTCGGGAGGACCAACAGTGTTGTTGATTTTTCTCTCTAAACGATATCAAGGCAATCAAGCGATTGCCGCAGTGTCCGATTGGACGTTTGAACCACCCGCGCGGGGTGTCTCAAAGGTCTAATCGAACCCTCTGATCTATTGGATGACTTTTAACTGGCCGACCGCTTCGTTGCTTGAGGGCAAGAATGGTGGAGCCTAGGAGGATCGAACTCCTGACCTCCTGAATGCAAATCAGGCGCTCTCCCAGCTGAGCTAAGGCCCCATCTTAAGCGGCCTGTCGCCCAGAGGGCTACTTGAGGCCATATAACGTGACTGACACGCTAATAATGGTGGGTCGAGGAGGACTTGAACCTCCGACCTCACGCTTATCAGGCGTGCGCTCTAACCACCTGAGCTACCGACCCAGACAGACCGGTAGGTCTGTGTTTTGTTCTGAAGAGATATGAGGACGGCTCGGTCCTGATGTGACCAGCTTTGTTTGCTGATCTTCTGCTAAGTGATGCACGAGAAAGAGCAAGCTCGTTCTGCTAGCATCATCCTTAGAAAGGAGGTGATCCAGCCGCAGGTTCCCCTACGGCTACCTTGTTACGACTTCACCCCAGTCGCTGATCCTACCGTGGCCGCCTGCCCCCCGAAGGTTAGCGCAGCGTCGTCGGGTAGAACCAACTCCCATGGTGTGACGGGCGGTGTGTACAAGGCCCGGGAACGTATTCACCGCGTCATGCTGTTACGCGATTACTAGCGATTCCGACTTCATGGGGTCGAGTTGCAGACCCCAATCCGAACTGAGACAGTTTTTTGGGATTAACCCATTGTCACTGCCATTGTAGCACGTGTGTAGCCCAACCCGTAAGGGCCATGAGGACTTGACGTCATCCACACCTTCCTCCCGCTTATCACGGGCAGTTTCCTTAGAGTGCCCAGCCGAACTGCTGGCAACTAAGGATGTGGGTTGCGCTCGTTGCCGGACTTAACCGAACATCTCACGACACGAGCTGACGACAGCCATGCAGCACCTGTCACTCGGTCACCGAAGTGAAAGCCAAATCTCTCTGGCGGTCCGAGGATGTCAAGGGTTGGTAAGGTTCTGCGCGTTGCTTCGAATTAAACCACATGCTCCACCGCTTGTGCGGGCCCCCGTCAATTCCTTTGAGTTTTAATCTTGCGACCGTACTCCCCAGGCGGAATGCTTAATCCGTTAGGTGTGTCACCGAATAGCATGCTACCCGACGACTGGCATTCATCGTTTACGGTGTGGACTACCAGGGTATCTAATCCTGTTTGCTCCCCACACTTTCGCACCTCAGCGTCAGTATCGAGCCAGTGAGCCGCCTTCGCCACTGGTGTTCCTCCGAATATCTACGAATTTCACCTCTACACTCGGAATTCCACTCACCTCTCTCGAACTCTAGACTGATAGTTTTGGAGGCAGTTCCAGGGTTGAGCCCTGGGATTTCACCCCCAACTTTCCAGTCCGCCTACGCGCGCTTTACGCCCAGTAATTCCGAACAACGCTAACCCCCTCCGTATTACCGCGGCTGCTGGCACGGAGTTAGCCGGGGTTTCTTTACCAGGTACTGTCATTATCATCCCTGGCGAAAGAGCTTTACGACCCTAGGGCCTTCATCACTCACGCGGCATGGCTGGATCAGGGTTGCCCCCATTGTCCAAGATTCCCCACTGCTGCCTCCCGTAGGAGTCTGGGCCGTGTCTCAGTCCCAGTGTTGCTGATCATCCTCTAAAACCAGCTATAGATCGTAGGCTTGGTAGGCCGTTACCCCACCAACTACCTAATCTAACGCGGGCCGATCCAAAGGCGATAAATCTTTCCCCCGAAGGGCACATAGGGTATTACTCACCGTTTCCAGTGGCTATTCCCTACCTTTGGGTACGTTCCCACGCGTTACTAACCCGTCCGCCGCTAGATCCGAAGATCTCGCTCGACTTGCATGTGTTAGGCCTGCCGCCAGCGTTCGTTCTGAGCCAGGATCAAACTCTCAAGTTGAAAGCAGCTTACGCTGCTATCCTTGACGTTCGAACCTCTGCACATCACTGGTTGCTTTAACAAAATCCAATCCCAAGGGCGGAACTGAACCTGCGATCTGACCCGGCTAGGAACCAGAAATGCAACCAATTATTCTCTGTCTGTTGTGCTTGGTTTCAAAAGAAACCGAAGCCGAACAAGACAGTGAAGCTGACACTCAATCATCGGACTTGCGTCCTAAGAGCGTTGATATACAGACGTTGATCCATCGAAATGAACCAAACCGCCCACATATCTCTTCAGTCATCCAACAATGTCAAAGAGCAAACACCCAAGACCCAAAAGCAGACCGTCGCGCAAATCTTAAGCGCCACCGCCTACATCCATACTCGAATGCCCCAGTCTCTCCTGAGCGTCATAACCGTCTTTCCGATCCGTCAGCAGCGTCTCCGCCGCGACCAACCGCGCCTCAGCGCCGCCGGTGAAGCGCTGTTTATGGATACACGCAAAGAGTCGCAACCCCAAAAAACACCAACAACAAACAAAAATGAAAAACTTCCCAAGCGCCCTGATTTCAGCTCCTTAACCCAAGCTCCAAATCAGGATCACAGCGGCAAACATCCAACACCTAAAGAGGAAGGGCTGCTGATCCCCTGTCTGAGGAAGAGAGGCTCCGGAGAGTGATCAATATAGCTTTGGCGCATCGTGCCCTGTGGGAACCTCGTGCTTTGCGCAATCGATGACATGCTTAAATGGTGATTACATGGTAAGCGTCCAGTCTAGACGTGCCTATGGTGGAGATTTCCATGGCGGGTAATCTGGTAGCCAGGAGTGCGGGCGAGTGTATCAGCCAACCATGACTGCGCGTCGATACCGTTCCGTTTGGCAGTTTAGACCGAGGCGGTGGGGGCGATGACTGCAATAGCGCCCCTCCTCACAGGCGGCCCGAGGATAACCGACCGCACGCGCACCACGAGACACGACAGAGGGCCGCGCTTGGCGCGGCCCTCTGTCTGCAATTCTGCGACGGCTTCTTCGCCGGGGCCGCAACCCGCATGACCGCCAGACCTTTCGCTTCTACCTTTTACCCGAGACTCAATGCGGCGCCGTTACGGCAATCACGCGCCCAAGCTGTCGAGCGTCCCCTTGGTCTCAGGCATTCGCGTCAACGAGTTCCCAATATGCTCCCGCCAGCGCGGCCCGACTTCCATGGCCGTGGCGTAAGCCTGCAACAGATCATCGGGACGGTCCTCGGCCATCGCCTCGATCAGGAAAGCAGCCTGCTCCCTGTCCTTCGCCGATTTGAGGCTCCCTGCCCCGTCACGACGCCGATCGGCAATGATCAGCTTGTGGATCGCGTAACGTTCCGGGCGCGGCACCTGGACCAGAACGCCGGACCGATAGATCGCCGCCGCATGGATCGGCTCGGCAATCAGAAAATTGAGATAGTTCAATCCTTGCGCGCTCACACCCAATGCTGGCAGATCACGGACGCTCTCATCCCCGAACGCAGGTGTCAGGAACTCGACCAACTGGCCACTGCCGCCCTGGGCCCATCGCCAGCTCCGGCCTTGGTCAAGAGCCGGTAAGGGATCAAATTTGAGTGCCGAGAAGGTCTCGGCCAGGCCCGGGTCGACCTGATCTTGCAACGCCACGCTCAGTTTTTCGAACTGGGCGATATCGATGTCGGCTGTATTGGCCATGCCCGCCAAAGGCAAACGAACACCCAGCTCGCCCTCATAGAGCCGGAAGGCATTCGTCCCGACGATGGTGCCACCCAACCGGAATGTCCCCGCTGCGGCCATGGCCGACAGGATGGACCCGGTCGACCGGTCGGTGGGTGTCATGCCTTCGGCGCGCAGAAGTCGAACGAGCCGAGACCGTTCTGCCTGACGTTCCTTGGCCGCCCCGCGCAGTTCCTCGATCCGTCCGATACGTGCACGTGTCTCGTCACTGTCCTCGCCGATATAGAGGAACCGCATCTCCGTTCCGACGCGGCGCACGGCGTACCAATAGGCCTTGTCGCCGCGCTCTTTGAGCGTTGGCTTGCCTTCAACACCGGACAAGGCCTCATCCTTCAGGAGGCGCACCAGATCGGTATAGGCGCTCATTGCGATACTGCTGAGAGAAATCATGCCTAGCAATTTCATGTTTTGATTGGCACGTACATACCTATCTAAAACTCAAATTGATAGGCAAAAGGGCGAGAGGGCACGACCAAGTCCATCAGAAACGGCGAAAGGGCCGCGCCAAGCGCGACCGCGCCTCAGTCGTTCATCCGCTTTCGCACCCAGCCCACAAAGGCCGCGTCGGGTTTGCGCAGGCGGGGGGCGCCGGTGCGGGCCCAGGTGGCGCGCCAGTCGGCCTCCAACGCATGCACATCCACCCCCGGCATCAACCGGCGCGCCTCGTCGCGGGCCGCCTCTGAAATCACCGGCGGCGGCACATCGACCACGGCGGCCTTCTGGCTGAAGCGGATGATGTCGCCTTCTAGCTCTGCCATCTCGTAATCGGGCAGAGGCTGGCTTTCGATCATATCGCGGACCATCTTGCGAAAGACCCGACGCGGGCTGGCGGAGCCGGATTTCTTCAGGAGGGTCTCAACCGAGATCTGCCAGCTGTCCTGACGGCCGCAGTGTTTGCGCGCAAGCTCGTAGATGCGCCGCTCCAAGGGTTTCCTCAGCCGGAAATAATCGCGGCTCAAGGTCAGCACCGATTTTGACAGCACCGCCCGATAGAGCCAGTCCGACAGCGTCACCGCCACCGAGACCATACGCCCGCCCCGGGCCTTGCGCACGATCTCCCAGCTCTCGATAAGACCAAAACCGGTAGTGATCTCCTGCCCGCCGGTGGTGATATTGGTAGTGATCCGCGTGCCCGCGAGGCGCTCAAAGGACTCGCGCAGGCGGCGATAGGCATCGCCCGAGGTTTCGCGGTTGCAGGCCACCAAGAGATCATGGGCCGTGAGATGCAGCACCCGGCTCACCTGCCGGCCCGCATTGAGCGCCGCCATCAGCTGGCTCACACAAAAGATCAGGATGTCCTTATCGTGAATCGTCGCCAGCCCTTTGACGCTCGGGGTCACGGTGATCTCAGCCCCATTGTGTTCGTAGTTCAGGATGCGCCGGTCCGGGCGCGTGCTGAGGGAAAACAACGGATGCTCCATCGAAGCCAGATCATTCTTAGGCATCGCATCAAAGATATCGCAGAGGAAATACGCCCCCTGTCCTTCGGGGGGATAGCCTCCGGCCTCGCTTAGCGCGCTGGTCATGAATCTGGTCTCACTGCTTTGCCTGCCTCACGATTTGCGTCCTGCTGTACCGCCAGATTCGCTTTCGTGGTTTTGATTACACTCACCCTAGGGTTATCCACAGCCCCGCACAACGGGGGTTCAGAGTCAGAAGATCGGGGGTTCAGAGTCATTTCATCGGGGTTTCAGAGTCATCTATTGCGGAAATAAATGCCCAAACCCCAGTAAAAAAAGGGCTTTGCAGGAGACCATGGGCTGCTTTAACTAGAAATAACACAATAATAACAGGATATCTTTTTTTCATCCTTCCTGTTTCTGTGCCAAAACCGCACCCTCCCTTGGGTTGCAAGTGTTGGAATTACTTAGAAAATTACAGCGACATCATCATAATGCTTCCACATGCCGCCTTTTCTGCTATCTTGTGAGAAAGGCGATACATCGAGGGTTGGGGCCTGGGCAAATCCGGACAACCCCCCTCTCTTCCAGCATGAGGCATGACGCAGGATGGCCAAAGATATCCACAGCAAGGCAGGCACCACCCTGCCCCCCTATTTCAATATCGATCCCGATGCCGCGATGGCGGAGCTCGACCAGCCGACCGACACCGCGCGCTTTGCCGAGATTGCCGAAGGCTGCGCGCGGGGACGTGCGGATCTCGCCAGTCGTGGTCTCAATGAGGAGGGTTCAAAGAACCTGCGCCTGTTCTCCACCTGGGAGATCACCCGCTATCTGATCCCCGTCGCGCAGGCCCATTTCCGCCGCGTGCTCAAGGCCAACCCTGACCTGCCGCAGGGGCGCTCGGAAACCGAGGGCGGTGCCAAATGGTTCACCCTGGATGAGGTACTGCGCCTGCGGGCGTTTTTTGCGGCCCAAGGCTCCAAGGCCAAGAACTACCTCCCCTACCGCCCCGAAGGTCTGCCTGCAAAACTGGTGGCAGTGGCGAACTTCAAAGGCGGCGTTGGCAAGACCTCGACCGCGGCGCATTTGGCGATGTCGGCGGCGCTGGATGGCTACAAGGTTCTGGTCATTGATCTGGATTCTCAAGGCTCGATGACCTCCATTTTTGGAGGAAAGATCGAGGACGAATGGCAGACCGCCTTCCCGCTTCTGGCACGGCACTACGGCGAACACCTGCGGGTGGAAAACCAGCGCCGTCTGGATCGGGGGGATGCGCCGCAGCCCCTCGACGAGAGTCTCACCGCCGCGATGGAGATGACGGCCAAGGATGTGATCCAGCCCACCCATTGGCCCAACATCGACCTCATCGGTGCCCAGCTGAATTTGTATTGGGCGGAGTTCCAAATCCCAGTCTGGCGGATGGCGGCGCGCTCGTGGAAACTGTGGGACGCGCTCACCGACCGGCTCGAGGCGGACGGGGTGCTCGATCAATACGATGTGGTCTTCATCGACACCCCCCCGGCGCTTGGCTACCTCACCATCAATGGGCTCTCAGCGGCGGACATTCTGCTGGTGCCGATGGGGGCGTCTTTCCTAGAGTTTGATTCCACCGGCCGTTTCTTTGACATGCTACATTCCACCTTTGCTT
It encodes the following:
- a CDS encoding replication initiator protein A encodes the protein MTSALSEAGGYPPEGQGAYFLCDIFDAMPKNDLASMEHPLFSLSTRPDRRILNYEHNGAEITVTPSVKGLATIHDKDILIFCVSQLMAALNAGRQVSRVLHLTAHDLLVACNRETSGDAYRRLRESFERLAGTRITTNITTGGQEITTGFGLIESWEIVRKARGGRMVSVAVTLSDWLYRAVLSKSVLTLSRDYFRLRKPLERRIYELARKHCGRQDSWQISVETLLKKSGSASPRRVFRKMVRDMIESQPLPDYEMAELEGDIIRFSQKAAVVDVPPPVISEAARDEARRLMPGVDVHALEADWRATWARTGAPRLRKPDAAFVGWVRKRMND
- a CDS encoding nucleotidyltransferase family protein: MISLSSIAMSAYTDLVRLLKDEALSGVEGKPTLKERGDKAYWYAVRRVGTEMRFLYIGEDSDETRARIGRIEELRGAAKERQAERSRLVRLLRAEGMTPTDRSTGSILSAMAAAGTFRLGGTIVGTNAFRLYEGELGVRLPLAGMANTADIDIAQFEKLSVALQDQVDPGLAETFSALKFDPLPALDQGRSWRWAQGGSGQLVEFLTPAFGDESVRDLPALGVSAQGLNYLNFLIAEPIHAAAIYRSGVLVQVPRPERYAIHKLIIADRRRDGAGSLKSAKDREQAAFLIEAMAEDRPDDLLQAYATAMEVGPRWREHIGNSLTRMPETKGTLDSLGA
- a CDS encoding AAA family ATPase, translating into MAKDIHSKAGTTLPPYFNIDPDAAMAELDQPTDTARFAEIAEGCARGRADLASRGLNEEGSKNLRLFSTWEITRYLIPVAQAHFRRVLKANPDLPQGRSETEGGAKWFTLDEVLRLRAFFAAQGSKAKNYLPYRPEGLPAKLVAVANFKGGVGKTSTAAHLAMSAALDGYKVLVIDLDSQGSMTSIFGGKIEDEWQTAFPLLARHYGEHLRVENQRRLDRGDAPQPLDESLTAAMEMTAKDVIQPTHWPNIDLIGAQLNLYWAEFQIPVWRMAARSWKLWDALTDRLEADGVLDQYDVVFIDTPPALGYLTINGLSAADILLVPMGASFLEFDSTGRFFDMLHSTFASIEEGENLAARALGRPEIGFEWDAVRAVITRYDGAQQGELAGLVQAYMGPTLSPHRQDFTALIGQAGEQVNGIYEADYRDFNRETYARGRETFDETYAAFKRLLNGVWRREELAVQEERAAS